One genomic window of Niveibacterium sp. SC-1 includes the following:
- a CDS encoding TrkA C-terminal domain-containing protein, with translation MDTLQSLVKLHPELAIFATMVLGHAIGRLEFRGFGFGSVVGTLIAGMGIGVLTRPEIPDLLKWAFFDLFLFAVGYGAGPQFFASLKRETLPQMLLAVVVSCSGLAAALGMVYLFRFDPGLSAGLVSGSLTQSAALGSALNTLQSMEVPEATRAVLMAHAPLADAICYVFGEVGLILFLTVVAPRLMKIDLPAVAREAEERLRSSGVPDADTFLAYTPLTYRAYRIDNPALAGLSVEAFEHQFAVGRLMVESYRRAGQIHRRPELDALLQLGDIVAVVSRRPGIVAAAAMVGAEIDDAELLSVPLQEASIILTRGEMAGRTLAELSDSSARGIYLLAITRGQQALPREPGTVVQRGDVFRLTGSPDAIARAAKRLGYIEPDPARTDLVYLAGGIVVGTLVGLLQLHVAGVPLGLGGSGGVLVVGLVAGWVHSRYPVFGRIPESAQRLLSDVGLIVFISAIGLAAGPHALEAIDQGGIELFARLIGAGVVVTMAGPIIGVLFGRFVLKMPPVSLLPGIAGAQTTVATLNALKERSGSDVFSLGFTVPFAVSNVLITMWGPVIVAFAFGLQR, from the coding sequence ATGGATACCCTGCAAAGCCTCGTGAAGCTGCACCCCGAGCTGGCGATCTTCGCCACCATGGTGCTCGGTCATGCGATCGGCCGCCTGGAGTTCCGTGGCTTCGGCTTCGGTTCGGTGGTCGGCACCCTGATCGCCGGGATGGGGATAGGTGTCCTGACACGCCCCGAGATTCCCGATCTCCTCAAATGGGCCTTCTTCGATCTCTTCCTGTTCGCGGTCGGCTACGGCGCGGGCCCGCAGTTCTTCGCGAGCCTCAAGCGCGAAACGCTGCCGCAGATGTTGCTGGCCGTCGTGGTGTCCTGCAGCGGTCTGGCTGCGGCGCTGGGAATGGTCTACCTCTTCCGCTTCGACCCGGGCCTCTCGGCGGGCCTGGTGTCCGGTTCGCTGACCCAGTCGGCAGCCCTGGGCAGTGCGCTCAACACCTTGCAGAGCATGGAGGTGCCGGAGGCGACCCGCGCGGTGCTCATGGCGCATGCGCCGCTGGCCGACGCGATCTGCTACGTCTTCGGCGAGGTCGGGCTGATTCTCTTCCTCACCGTGGTGGCCCCGAGGCTGATGAAGATCGATCTGCCCGCAGTCGCGCGGGAAGCGGAGGAGCGGCTGCGCAGCAGCGGCGTGCCCGATGCCGACACCTTCCTGGCATACACGCCGCTCACGTATCGCGCCTATCGCATCGACAATCCGGCGCTTGCCGGCCTCAGCGTCGAGGCCTTCGAGCATCAATTCGCGGTAGGCCGGCTGATGGTGGAGTCTTACCGCCGCGCGGGCCAGATCCATCGCAGACCGGAGCTCGACGCGCTGCTGCAACTGGGCGACATCGTAGCGGTCGTGTCGCGCCGCCCCGGAATCGTCGCCGCAGCCGCCATGGTGGGTGCGGAGATCGACGATGCGGAACTCCTCTCGGTGCCCTTGCAGGAAGCCTCGATCATCCTCACCCGCGGCGAGATGGCCGGCCGCACCCTGGCAGAACTCTCTGACAGCAGTGCGCGCGGCATCTACCTGCTGGCGATCACGCGCGGGCAGCAGGCTTTGCCGCGCGAACCCGGCACGGTAGTGCAACGCGGCGATGTGTTCCGGCTGACGGGCTCGCCGGATGCCATCGCGCGTGCCGCCAAGCGCCTGGGTTACATCGAACCCGATCCCGCGCGCACCGACCTCGTCTATCTGGCCGGCGGCATTGTGGTCGGCACCCTGGTGGGGCTTTTGCAGTTGCATGTGGCCGGCGTTCCGCTGGGCCTGGGCGGCAGCGGTGGCGTGCTGGTCGTCGGCCTCGTCGCGGGCTGGGTGCACAGCCGCTATCCCGTCTTCGGGCGCATCCCGGAATCGGCGCAGCGCCTGCTCTCGGACGTCGGGCTGATCGTCTTCATCTCCGCCATCGGACTGGCGGCCGGGCCGCATGCGCTGGAGGCCATCGACCAGGGCGGCATCGAACTTTTCGCGCGGCTGATCGGTGCGGGTGTGGTCGTCACCATGGCCGGCCCGATCATCGGTGTGCTGTTCGGACGCTTCGTGCTCAAGATGCCGCCGGTCTCCCTGCTGCCCGGCATTGCCGGCGCCCAGACGACTGTCGCGACCCTCAACGCGCTCAAGGAACGCAGCGGCAGCGACGTGTTCTCGCTCGGTTTCACCGTGCCTTTCGCGGTCAGCAACGTGCTGATCACCATGTGGGGGCCGGTGATCGTGGCCTTCGCATTCGGATTGCAACGCTGA
- a CDS encoding TrkA C-terminal domain-containing protein, producing the protein MHAFMQFLGANPYILLFLTVGLAVWVGKLSIRGYGLGSVAAAIIVGCGIATVGAVYGEKFHLDDFAKSLLYYLFMYGVGLRVGPSFINALSKESINYAILAVIAPVLGLAIVVVGAKMADLPMGAAGGIIAGSQTMSAAIGSAEQAVTSGVVLVPAGSSKEAIDAMIALSYGITYIWGTVGIILMCKYLPRIWGVDAKNAAKEFEASHGVPNVDDVGLSGFRPFGLRAYRLENPQVVGLSIAQLRSRYPQYRVGNVERGKDLLGSHADLVLRQGDIIALGGRLEDLTANMGLIGPEMADARVLNLPLDQAEILVRNKEVIGHALKDFAGSEVAGQIQLTRIERGGVPVPIGLETKLQRRDVLFVAGLKEAVEKAGNRFGIIARHNTATDLLTLSVGMIIGFLIGLIEFPAFGSSVGLGNAGGLLLSGILVSSISSRLRFFGDTPNAARNILEDLGLIGFVAIVGINAGASLLSQLTGALAVKIFVVGFLASSIPPVIVWAIGYHIMKINPAVLMGATAGARSHSGPAREAAKEVESSVPWLGFPVGYAVSGVLLTVFGYFAMALAK; encoded by the coding sequence ATGCACGCGTTCATGCAGTTCCTGGGGGCGAACCCCTACATCCTGCTGTTTCTCACCGTCGGGCTGGCCGTGTGGGTCGGCAAGCTTTCGATCAGGGGCTACGGCCTGGGCTCGGTAGCGGCGGCGATCATCGTCGGCTGCGGGATCGCGACGGTGGGCGCGGTCTACGGCGAGAAATTCCATCTCGATGACTTCGCCAAATCGCTGCTGTACTACCTCTTCATGTACGGCGTTGGTTTGCGGGTGGGGCCGTCCTTCATCAACGCGCTATCGAAGGAGTCGATCAACTACGCGATTCTCGCGGTGATCGCGCCGGTGCTGGGGCTGGCGATCGTTGTCGTCGGCGCCAAGATGGCGGATCTGCCCATGGGTGCGGCGGGCGGCATCATCGCCGGCTCGCAGACGATGTCGGCGGCGATCGGTTCGGCCGAGCAGGCGGTCACTTCCGGCGTGGTGCTGGTACCCGCCGGGTCGAGCAAGGAGGCGATCGACGCGATGATCGCGCTCTCGTATGGCATCACCTACATCTGGGGCACGGTCGGCATCATCCTGATGTGCAAGTACCTGCCGCGGATCTGGGGCGTGGATGCGAAGAATGCCGCGAAGGAGTTCGAGGCTTCGCATGGCGTGCCCAATGTCGACGACGTCGGGCTTTCCGGCTTCCGTCCTTTCGGATTGCGCGCCTACCGCCTGGAGAATCCGCAGGTGGTCGGGCTCTCCATCGCACAGTTGCGTAGCCGCTACCCGCAGTACCGGGTGGGCAATGTCGAGCGCGGCAAGGATCTGCTGGGTTCGCATGCCGATCTCGTGCTCAGGCAGGGTGACATCATTGCGCTGGGCGGACGGCTGGAAGACCTGACCGCCAACATGGGCCTCATCGGCCCGGAGATGGCCGACGCCCGCGTGCTCAACCTGCCGCTGGACCAGGCGGAGATCCTGGTCCGGAACAAGGAGGTCATCGGCCATGCACTCAAGGATTTCGCCGGCAGCGAGGTCGCAGGGCAGATCCAGCTCACGCGCATCGAGCGCGGTGGCGTGCCGGTGCCGATCGGGCTGGAGACGAAGCTCCAACGCCGCGACGTGCTCTTCGTCGCGGGCCTCAAGGAAGCGGTGGAAAAGGCCGGCAACCGCTTCGGCATCATCGCCCGCCACAACACCGCGACCGATCTGCTGACGCTCTCGGTGGGCATGATCATCGGCTTCCTGATCGGGCTGATCGAGTTCCCGGCCTTCGGCTCCTCGGTGGGCCTGGGCAACGCGGGCGGCCTGCTGCTCTCGGGCATCCTGGTGTCTTCGATCTCGTCGCGCCTGCGCTTCTTCGGCGACACGCCCAACGCCGCGCGCAACATCCTCGAAGACCTGGGGCTGATCGGCTTCGTGGCGATCGTCGGCATCAACGCCGGCGCCTCGCTGCTGAGCCAGCTCACCGGCGCGCTGGCGGTCAAGATCTTCGTGGTCGGTTTCCTCGCGTCCTCGATCCCGCCGGTGATCGTCTGGGCCATCGGCTACCACATCATGAAGATCAATCCCGCGGTGCTGATGGGGGCGACGGCGGGCGCCCGCAGCCATTCGGGGCCAGCGCGGGAGGCGGCAAAGGAGGTCGAGTCCTCGGTGCCCTGGCTGGGCTTTCCGGTGGGCTACGCGGTCTCCGGCGTGCTGCTCACGGTGTTCGGGTATTTCGCCATGGCACTGGCCAAGTAG
- a CDS encoding HAD family hydrolase — protein sequence MNRYRQSADFLRLVLLAGVLLASAAIRAQDALPSWNDGPAKAEILKFVDEVTAEGTSSFVAPSERIAVFDNDGTLWAEQPMYFQLAFALDRVRAMAKDHPEWKGKQPFDAAIKGDMKALAASGEKGIAALVAASHAGMSTDDFARTVTDWFATARHPKTRQPYSSMVYQPMLELLGYLRSKGFKTFIVSGGGVEFMRAFAEKTYGIPPEQVVGSSGVLKWEMRGNAPVLVKQPKIEFIDDGPGKPVGIQRFIGRRPVFAFGNSDGDQQMLEWTAAAGGGPRFMGLVHHTDAKREWAYDRKSSIGKLDKALDEALARKWTVVDMSTDWNRVFPFDP from the coding sequence ATGAATCGATACCGCCAGTCTGCCGATTTCCTCCGTCTGGTCCTGCTTGCAGGAGTGCTGCTCGCCAGCGCCGCGATCCGCGCACAAGACGCCTTGCCTTCCTGGAACGACGGACCCGCCAAGGCGGAGATCCTCAAGTTCGTCGACGAAGTGACCGCGGAGGGGACGTCATCTTTCGTGGCGCCGTCCGAACGCATCGCGGTCTTCGACAACGACGGCACCTTGTGGGCTGAACAGCCGATGTATTTCCAGCTGGCGTTTGCGCTGGACCGGGTGCGGGCCATGGCCAAGGACCATCCGGAATGGAAGGGCAAGCAACCCTTCGACGCGGCGATCAAGGGCGACATGAAAGCCCTGGCGGCCAGCGGCGAGAAAGGTATTGCCGCGCTCGTGGCAGCCTCCCATGCGGGCATGAGCACGGACGACTTCGCCCGCACGGTCACGGACTGGTTTGCCACGGCCCGCCATCCGAAAACCAGGCAGCCGTACTCGAGCATGGTGTACCAGCCGATGCTGGAGCTGCTGGGCTACCTGCGCTCCAAAGGCTTCAAGACTTTCATCGTCTCCGGCGGCGGCGTGGAGTTCATGCGCGCCTTCGCAGAGAAAACCTATGGCATCCCGCCCGAGCAGGTTGTCGGGAGCTCAGGCGTGCTCAAGTGGGAGATGCGCGGCAACGCGCCGGTGCTGGTGAAGCAGCCGAAGATCGAGTTCATCGACGACGGTCCCGGCAAGCCGGTGGGCATCCAGCGCTTCATCGGCCGCCGCCCCGTCTTTGCCTTCGGCAACTCCGACGGCGACCAGCAAATGCTCGAGTGGACCGCCGCCGCGGGCGGTGGCCCGCGCTTCATGGGCCTCGTTCATCACACCGACGCAAAACGCGAGTGGGCGTACGACCGGAAATCCTCGATCGGCAAGCTCGACAAGGCGCTTGACGAGGCGCTCGCACGCAAATGGACGGTGGTCGACATGAGCACCGACTGGAACCGCGTCTTCCCTTTTGACCCCTAG
- a CDS encoding response regulator, protein MNNTVAVICVVEDDASLRQALSRVLKAGGFEVRAYGSVGEVLLDPPAAGCRGCMLLDLCLPDASGLDLQHAMARWENPPPVVVLSGTADVADGVRAMKRGAVDFLCKPVANADLFCAVEHAIELSTHKQELRARRLRFLACYEKLSERERQVLDLVVAGHTNREIGERLGIAERTVKLHRAHIMEKTGAQSLPDLVRLSDLLRDAA, encoded by the coding sequence ATGAACAACACGGTAGCTGTGATCTGCGTTGTCGAGGACGACGCTTCGCTGCGCCAGGCCCTGAGCCGCGTGCTCAAGGCCGGCGGCTTCGAAGTGCGCGCCTACGGGTCGGTGGGCGAGGTCCTGCTGGATCCGCCCGCGGCGGGCTGCCGCGGCTGCATGCTGCTGGACCTGTGCCTGCCTGATGCGAGTGGTCTCGATCTCCAGCATGCGATGGCCCGTTGGGAAAACCCACCCCCGGTGGTTGTGCTCAGTGGCACCGCCGATGTGGCCGACGGCGTGCGGGCGATGAAGCGCGGCGCGGTCGATTTCCTCTGCAAGCCGGTGGCCAACGCGGACCTGTTCTGTGCCGTAGAGCACGCGATAGAGCTGAGCACGCACAAGCAAGAGCTGCGCGCCCGTCGCCTGCGCTTCCTCGCCTGCTACGAAAAGCTCAGCGAGCGCGAACGGCAGGTGCTAGATCTGGTGGTGGCCGGCCACACCAATCGCGAGATCGGAGAGCGTCTTGGCATCGCCGAACGCACGGTCAAGCTGCATCGCGCCCACATCATGGAAAAGACCGGCGCGCAGTCCTTGCCAGACCTCGTCCGCCTGAGCGATCTGCTCCGCGACGCCGCCTGA
- a CDS encoding sulfonate ABC transporter substrate-binding protein: MSASRIQGWFARSRSSLSLVFAVAASFLVARTAIADESAPAQIRIGFQKSSVNLVVLKQRAVLEQRFKDARISWIEFPAGPQLLEALAVGSLDFGMTGDTPPVFAQAAGKDPVYVAVEPPKPESSAILVPGDSPIRSLADLKGKRVALQKGSSSHFLLVRALDKAGLKWSDISPAWLTPAEARAAFERGSVDAWAIWDPYYAAAEYAVKPRVLTSGTGLSSNNSFYLAARPFVTQYPATVAALIEELRNADAWVQADRKRASQLISEFSGLELGVVYRFVSRRPVSPPSPLTASAIAEQQKVAESFQKLALIPAQPFRVADAVWTPGKPLKLAQESR, translated from the coding sequence ATGTCTGCTTCCCGCATCCAGGGCTGGTTCGCTCGCAGCCGCTCGAGTTTGTCCTTGGTGTTCGCAGTGGCTGCTTCCTTCCTGGTCGCCCGCACGGCCATCGCCGATGAATCGGCCCCGGCACAGATCCGCATCGGCTTCCAGAAGAGCTCGGTCAATCTGGTCGTGCTCAAGCAACGTGCAGTCCTCGAACAGCGCTTCAAGGACGCCAGAATCAGCTGGATCGAGTTCCCGGCCGGGCCGCAGTTGCTGGAGGCCCTTGCCGTGGGCAGCCTCGACTTCGGCATGACCGGTGACACGCCGCCCGTCTTCGCGCAGGCAGCCGGCAAGGATCCGGTCTACGTCGCGGTGGAGCCGCCCAAGCCGGAGAGCTCCGCGATCCTTGTGCCGGGCGATTCGCCGATCCGCTCGCTGGCCGATCTCAAGGGCAAGCGCGTGGCCTTGCAGAAAGGGTCGAGCTCGCACTTCCTGCTGGTCCGCGCGCTCGACAAGGCCGGTCTCAAATGGAGCGACATCAGCCCGGCCTGGCTCACGCCGGCCGAAGCGCGCGCTGCGTTCGAGCGCGGTTCGGTGGACGCCTGGGCGATCTGGGACCCGTACTACGCGGCCGCCGAATACGCGGTGAAGCCGCGGGTGCTCACCTCTGGCACCGGCCTGTCCTCGAACAACTCTTTCTACCTCGCCGCGCGACCCTTCGTCACCCAGTACCCGGCGACGGTTGCGGCGCTGATCGAGGAGCTGCGCAATGCGGACGCCTGGGTCCAGGCCGATCGCAAGCGTGCCTCGCAACTGATCTCCGAGTTCAGCGGGCTGGAACTCGGCGTCGTGTATCGCTTCGTCTCGCGTCGTCCGGTTTCGCCGCCCTCGCCGCTCACCGCGAGCGCGATTGCCGAGCAGCAGAAGGTCGCCGAGAGCTTCCAGAAGCTTGCCCTGATCCCGGCCCAGCCCTTCCGCGTCGCCGACGCGGTGTGGACGCCCGGCAAGCCGCTGAAGCTCGCCCAGGAGTCACGCTGA
- a CDS encoding YgdI/YgdR family lipoprotein, with protein MKATVLALVAVLSLALSACGGSQYIMSTTTGNLLISQGRPSLDEEKGVYMYKDAEGKKATVNKADIVQILER; from the coding sequence ATGAAAGCCACAGTTCTCGCGCTCGTTGCTGTCCTGAGTCTGGCACTGAGTGCCTGCGGTGGTTCGCAGTACATCATGAGCACCACGACCGGGAACCTCCTGATCTCCCAGGGGCGGCCCTCGCTGGATGAAGAGAAGGGCGTCTACATGTACAAGGACGCGGAAGGCAAGAAGGCGACGGTGAACAAGGCCGATATCGTCCAGATCCTCGAACGCTGA
- a CDS encoding glutamate decarboxylase, translating to MSSPIEKATPYDQFNIEIPEDHFPPEGISAAAAKALVNSEAWTDANPMLNLSSFVTTYMEPEAVEVAKHNILKNYIDHDMYPQLFAMEGRMVRWLHELWNGPKDLEPYGTATVGSSEACMLAGLAHKWNWRKAREQAGKDASRPNMVTGGNVQIVWKKFLRYFDVEPRIVPLKPGNYRLTAEHLDQYVDENTIAVVAIAGQTFTGEDDDIQEIHDWLDAYEKKTGVSIPMHIDGASGGFVNPFLYPDYKWDFRLPRVQSINASGHKFGLVPPGIGWVVFRERKIFNEDLVFYVNYLGGEMPTATLNFSRNAFQIALQYYQFLRLGFDGYRRVMQHTVDNAQHIRDVLVQSGYFTIMNETQRIPVVALTLNKKYTNFNEFDVSGKVRERGWVLSAYQMPPDAETVNSLRIVVRPHMNHNVCSILAQDIVKCCEYLEQHGGNSTPPKLHDTHKTATSKC from the coding sequence ATGAGCAGCCCGATCGAGAAGGCAACCCCATACGACCAGTTCAACATCGAGATCCCCGAGGATCACTTTCCTCCCGAGGGCATCTCCGCGGCGGCGGCCAAGGCGCTGGTCAATAGCGAGGCCTGGACGGACGCGAATCCGATGCTGAACCTCTCGTCCTTCGTCACCACCTACATGGAGCCGGAGGCGGTGGAGGTGGCGAAGCACAACATCCTCAAGAACTACATCGACCACGACATGTATCCGCAGCTCTTCGCGATGGAGGGGCGGATGGTGCGCTGGCTGCACGAGCTGTGGAACGGACCGAAGGATCTGGAGCCCTATGGCACCGCGACCGTGGGCTCGTCCGAGGCGTGCATGCTGGCCGGTCTCGCGCACAAGTGGAACTGGCGCAAGGCGCGCGAGCAGGCGGGCAAGGATGCAAGCCGGCCCAACATGGTCACCGGCGGCAACGTGCAGATCGTGTGGAAGAAGTTCCTGCGCTATTTCGATGTCGAGCCGCGCATCGTGCCGCTCAAGCCGGGCAACTACCGGCTCACCGCGGAGCATCTCGACCAGTACGTCGACGAGAACACCATCGCGGTCGTCGCCATCGCGGGCCAGACCTTCACCGGCGAGGACGACGATATCCAGGAGATCCACGACTGGCTGGACGCCTACGAGAAGAAGACCGGCGTCTCGATCCCCATGCATATCGACGGCGCCTCGGGCGGCTTCGTGAACCCCTTCCTGTACCCCGACTACAAGTGGGATTTCCGCCTGCCGCGCGTCCAGTCGATCAATGCCTCTGGCCACAAGTTCGGGCTGGTGCCGCCGGGCATCGGCTGGGTCGTGTTCCGCGAACGCAAGATCTTCAACGAAGACCTGGTGTTTTATGTGAACTACCTCGGCGGCGAGATGCCGACCGCGACGCTGAACTTCAGCCGCAATGCCTTCCAGATCGCGCTGCAGTATTACCAGTTCCTGCGCCTGGGCTTCGATGGCTACCGGCGCGTCATGCAGCACACGGTGGACAACGCGCAGCACATCCGCGACGTACTGGTGCAGAGCGGCTACTTCACCATCATGAACGAGACGCAGCGCATCCCCGTGGTCGCGCTGACGCTGAACAAGAAGTACACCAACTTCAATGAGTTCGACGTGTCCGGCAAGGTGCGCGAGCGCGGCTGGGTGCTCTCCGCCTACCAGATGCCGCCCGACGCGGAGACGGTGAACAGCCTGCGCATCGTGGTGCGTCCGCACATGAACCACAACGTGTGCAGCATCCTGGCGCAGGACATCGTCAAGTGCTGCGAATACCTGGAGCAGCACGGCGGAAACTCGACGCCACCCAAGCTCCATGACACCCACAAGACTGCAACCAGCAAGTGCTGA
- a CDS encoding response regulator has protein sequence MVPRVVILEDDASLRLALQRLCEASGLTTAAVESAEALLPVPELREGDCYVLDLHLPGVSGLEVARALRTQRPRVPILLISAYDDALSRQGCSEVGADAWMSKPFAGADLIDWVRTALQLPPEAPRASAA, from the coding sequence GTGGTTCCCAGGGTCGTGATCCTCGAAGACGACGCCAGTCTGCGTCTCGCGCTGCAGCGTCTGTGCGAGGCCTCGGGCTTGACCACCGCCGCCGTCGAAAGCGCGGAAGCGCTGCTTCCCGTACCTGAACTGCGCGAGGGCGATTGCTACGTCCTCGATCTCCATTTGCCGGGCGTATCCGGCCTGGAGGTCGCCAGGGCGCTGCGCACGCAACGTCCGCGCGTCCCCATCCTGCTGATCAGTGCCTACGACGACGCATTGAGCCGACAGGGCTGCAGCGAAGTGGGGGCCGACGCCTGGATGAGCAAACCCTTCGCCGGCGCGGATCTCATCGACTGGGTGAGAACCGCCTTGCAACTGCCTCCCGAAGCGCCACGGGCATCCGCCGCCTGA
- a CDS encoding ATP-binding protein, protein MRDTPPVQMLDEHAMTALASWPSLGLLALSVGMFLLALLLWRRHRQAEAMVTKVRAELAHASRLITVGELTGSIAHEINQPLGAILSNVEAAEILLSRPVPAVDEVREILADIRNDDLRASKVVKQIRALLAKAELELTPLLLNDVVKEAMVLGQAFMRRERIRASQFLEPDLPPVLGDSTQLQQVLLNLLLNAAEAMYNTPPALRTIELRTEWRDGEILCAVLDSGPGFAGQALARAFDSFFTTKPDGVGLGLSIVQGIVERHGGRIRISNRVEGGACVQIFLPALTE, encoded by the coding sequence ATGCGAGACACGCCGCCCGTGCAGATGCTGGACGAGCACGCCATGACCGCGCTTGCAAGCTGGCCGAGTCTGGGCTTGCTGGCCTTGAGCGTAGGCATGTTCCTGCTGGCCCTGTTGCTGTGGCGGCGTCACAGGCAAGCCGAGGCGATGGTCACCAAGGTCAGGGCAGAGCTCGCGCATGCGAGCCGCCTCATCACGGTGGGCGAACTGACCGGTTCGATCGCGCATGAAATCAACCAGCCGCTCGGCGCGATCCTGAGCAATGTCGAGGCGGCCGAGATCCTCCTGAGCCGGCCGGTGCCGGCGGTGGACGAGGTCCGCGAGATCCTCGCCGACATCCGCAACGACGACCTGCGCGCCAGCAAGGTGGTCAAGCAGATCCGTGCCCTGCTTGCGAAGGCGGAGCTCGAACTCACGCCCTTGCTCCTGAACGATGTCGTCAAGGAAGCCATGGTCCTGGGGCAGGCTTTCATGCGGCGCGAACGGATCCGCGCCAGCCAGTTCCTGGAACCGGACCTGCCGCCCGTGCTGGGCGACTCGACCCAGCTCCAGCAAGTGCTGCTCAATCTGCTGCTCAACGCAGCCGAAGCCATGTACAACACCCCGCCCGCCCTGCGCACCATCGAGCTGCGCACCGAATGGCGCGACGGCGAGATCCTCTGCGCGGTGCTCGATAGCGGCCCTGGCTTCGCCGGGCAGGCACTGGCGCGTGCGTTCGATTCCTTCTTCACCACCAAGCCCGACGGCGTCGGGCTTGGCCTCTCCATCGTCCAGGGCATCGTAGAGCGCCACGGGGGGCGCATACGGATCAGCAACCGGGTGGAGGGGGGCGCATGCGTGCAGATCTTCCTGCCCGCATTGACCGAGTGA
- a CDS encoding sigma-54 dependent transcriptional regulator — MDLAQPLRVFEDSAPRPAVGRNATSNARPLLTFPDPDAHVLSIRAKAMVFTDPASRRLLEEIERVAPTEATVLVIGETGTGKELVARHLHDKSRRDGPFVAINCGAFSENLVEAELFGHEAGAYTGAAQARPGWFEAAHGGTLFLDEIGDLPLSMQVKLLRVLQERQVVRLGSRKAVQVDVRLVAATNVDLARAVAAGHFRADLYYRLNVASLDLPPLRERRNEVLPLAEHFVERYRKKLGLEAVRISPEAAQILAAYEWPGNIRELENVVHYALIVCSQGLIQPQDLRLPGRPGAPAATPGAPAAELETVFKALLARNEPKLFDKVLHDLLHAASETTGFNQVQTAKRLGITRNVLRTYLKRYQLL, encoded by the coding sequence ATGGATCTCGCCCAGCCTTTGCGCGTGTTCGAAGACAGCGCGCCGCGCCCTGCCGTCGGCCGCAACGCCACGAGCAACGCCCGCCCTCTGCTCACCTTTCCGGACCCGGATGCCCACGTCCTGTCGATCCGCGCCAAGGCCATGGTCTTCACCGACCCCGCCTCGCGCCGTCTGCTCGAAGAAATCGAGCGCGTGGCTCCGACCGAAGCCACCGTGCTCGTGATCGGCGAAACCGGCACCGGCAAGGAACTCGTCGCCCGTCACCTGCATGACAAGAGCCGTCGCGACGGCCCCTTCGTCGCCATCAATTGCGGCGCCTTCAGCGAAAACCTGGTCGAGGCCGAACTCTTCGGCCACGAGGCCGGCGCCTACACGGGTGCCGCGCAGGCCCGCCCCGGCTGGTTCGAGGCCGCGCATGGCGGCACGCTCTTTCTCGACGAGATCGGCGACCTGCCGCTCTCGATGCAGGTGAAGCTCCTGCGCGTATTGCAGGAACGCCAGGTGGTGCGCCTGGGTTCGCGCAAGGCGGTGCAGGTGGACGTACGCCTGGTCGCGGCCACCAACGTGGATCTCGCCCGTGCGGTGGCTGCGGGTCACTTCCGCGCCGACCTCTACTACCGGCTCAACGTGGCTTCGCTGGACCTGCCGCCGCTGCGCGAACGCCGCAACGAGGTGCTGCCGCTCGCCGAGCATTTCGTCGAACGCTATCGCAAGAAACTCGGCCTGGAGGCCGTGCGCATCTCGCCCGAGGCGGCACAGATCCTCGCCGCCTACGAGTGGCCGGGCAACATCCGCGAGCTGGAGAACGTCGTCCACTACGCCCTGATCGTTTGCAGCCAGGGCCTTATCCAGCCGCAGGACCTGCGGCTGCCCGGTCGCCCTGGCGCGCCGGCGGCCACACCCGGCGCCCCGGCGGCCGAACTGGAAACGGTGTTCAAGGCGCTGCTCGCCCGCAACGAACCCAAGCTCTTCGACAAGGTGCTGCACGATCTCTTGCACGCAGCCAGCGAGACCACCGGTTTCAACCAGGTGCAGACGGCCAAGCGCCTGGGCATCACCCGCAACGTGCTGCGCACCTATCTCAAGCGCTACCAACTTCTCTGA